A genomic segment from Modestobacter roseus encodes:
- a CDS encoding SigE family RNA polymerase sigma factor, which translates to MRDQRDDEFTEFVVERGSQLLRTACLLTGDRGLGEDLVQTTLAKAYGAWPKVSRADEPAAYVRRIMVNAHLSWRRRLSSTEQVMETLPDRGGGDHQSAHAEGDRVRRALLQLSPRVRTAVVLRYFDDLSEADTARLMGCSVSTVGNHVTRGLAALRVLLADDPDLTTTTVTTTARRQS; encoded by the coding sequence GTGAGGGACCAGCGGGACGACGAGTTCACCGAGTTCGTCGTCGAACGCGGCAGCCAGCTGCTGCGCACCGCCTGCCTGCTGACCGGCGACCGCGGGCTCGGCGAGGACCTGGTGCAGACCACCCTGGCGAAGGCCTACGGCGCGTGGCCGAAGGTCTCCCGGGCCGACGAACCGGCCGCGTACGTCCGCCGGATCATGGTCAACGCCCACCTGAGCTGGCGGCGCCGGCTGAGCAGCACCGAGCAGGTGATGGAGACCCTCCCCGACCGGGGCGGCGGTGACCACCAGTCCGCGCACGCCGAGGGCGACCGCGTCCGGCGGGCGCTGCTGCAGCTGTCGCCGCGGGTCCGCACGGCCGTGGTGCTGCGCTACTTCGACGACCTCAGCGAGGCCGACACCGCCCGCCTCATGGGCTGCTCGGTCAGCACGGTCGGCAACCACGTCACCCGCGGGCTCGCCGCCCTGCGTGTGCTGCTCGCCGACGACCCCGACCTGACGACCACCACCGTGACGACCACCGCGAGGAGGCAGTCGTGA
- a CDS encoding DNA polymerase III subunit gamma and tau, with the protein MALALYRKYRPATFAEVVGQEHVTTPLVNAVDGGRINHAYLFSGPRGCGKTSSARILARSLNCEQGPTSTPCGVCASCISLAPDGPGSIDVIEIDAASHGGVDDARELRERAFFAPVHSRYKVYIVDEAHMVTTQGFNALLKVVEEPPEFLVFVFATTEPEKVLPTIRSRTHHYPFRLVPPSTLRGLLEKTCAAEGVTVEPTVFPLVVRAGGGSVRDSLSILDQLLAGAGTEGVTYREAVGLLGVTDEALLDETVDALAASDAPGVFQAVDRVVEAGHDPRRFATDLLDRLRDLIVLNAVPEAGGNGLLDCPPDRLDLMTRQAQALGAATLSRLADTVHEGLTEMRGTTAPRLLLELVCARMLLPGVDGSATATLQRLERLERRMSIAGEHAGRPVDAVAAPPVSAPPAAAPVRDAAPVRDAAPVREAAAPVREAAVPVREAPAREPAAESASSRPAYVRPSQRGSAEPSRAAAPARPATPPAAAPEGDDGWPVTAQPGSAAPARPAPASAPAAPARPAEDEPAPAREEPRRPAPAAGEPDIPLPPEPTDDEDWPQTTRPAAPVSRPAPQRAAAESAPAPRGGEPTPVVSANPEPAAADSGQLTTADVRRIWPELMGVVKRHKRTTEALLKNAQVHDLAAGTLTLSTTSPALARRISDDLNKDVLRQSLEELLGVRWKVQAVVDTPGQPAAGGPSVTPEAARAAAEAAETAEANELMAERDAAPGSDDHTPAVDAEQAALALLRAQLGARPIDS; encoded by the coding sequence GTGGCTCTGGCGCTCTACCGGAAGTACCGCCCGGCGACCTTCGCCGAGGTGGTCGGGCAGGAGCACGTCACCACCCCGCTGGTGAACGCCGTCGACGGCGGACGGATCAACCACGCCTACCTGTTCAGCGGCCCGCGCGGGTGCGGCAAGACCTCCTCGGCGCGGATCCTGGCCCGCTCGCTGAACTGCGAGCAGGGGCCGACGTCGACCCCGTGCGGTGTCTGCGCCTCATGCATCTCCCTGGCGCCCGACGGCCCCGGGTCGATCGACGTCATCGAGATCGACGCGGCCAGCCACGGTGGTGTCGACGACGCCCGCGAGCTGCGCGAGCGCGCGTTCTTCGCCCCGGTGCACAGCCGCTACAAGGTCTACATCGTCGACGAGGCGCACATGGTCACCACGCAGGGCTTCAACGCCCTGCTGAAGGTGGTCGAGGAGCCGCCGGAGTTCCTGGTCTTCGTCTTCGCCACCACCGAGCCGGAGAAGGTGCTGCCGACCATCCGGTCGCGCACCCACCACTACCCGTTCCGGCTGGTGCCGCCGAGCACGCTGCGCGGGCTGCTGGAGAAGACCTGCGCCGCCGAGGGCGTCACGGTCGAGCCCACGGTCTTCCCGCTGGTGGTGCGGGCCGGCGGTGGCTCGGTGCGCGACTCGCTGTCGATCCTCGACCAGCTGCTGGCCGGCGCCGGCACCGAGGGGGTCACCTACCGCGAGGCGGTCGGCCTGCTCGGCGTCACCGACGAGGCGCTGCTCGACGAGACCGTCGACGCGCTGGCCGCCTCCGACGCGCCCGGGGTGTTCCAGGCCGTCGACCGGGTGGTCGAGGCCGGGCACGACCCGCGGCGCTTCGCCACCGACCTGCTCGACCGGCTGCGCGACCTGATCGTGCTCAACGCCGTGCCCGAGGCCGGGGGCAACGGGCTGCTCGACTGCCCGCCCGACCGGCTCGACCTGATGACGCGTCAGGCGCAGGCGCTGGGTGCGGCCACGCTGTCCCGGCTGGCCGACACGGTGCACGAGGGCCTCACCGAGATGCGCGGCACGACGGCGCCCCGGCTGCTGCTGGAGCTGGTCTGCGCCCGGATGCTGCTGCCCGGCGTCGACGGCTCGGCCACCGCCACCCTGCAGCGCCTCGAGCGGCTCGAGCGGCGGATGTCGATCGCCGGCGAGCACGCCGGACGGCCCGTCGATGCGGTCGCCGCGCCTCCGGTCAGCGCACCCCCGGCCGCCGCTCCGGTCCGCGACGCCGCTCCGGTCCGCGACGCCGCCCCGGTGCGGGAGGCTGCCGCGCCGGTCCGCGAGGCTGCGGTGCCGGTCCGTGAGGCGCCGGCGCGTGAACCCGCCGCCGAGTCCGCCTCGTCCCGTCCGGCCTACGTGCGGCCGTCCCAGCGCGGGTCGGCCGAGCCGTCCCGGGCCGCAGCGCCGGCGCGGCCCGCGACCCCGCCGGCGGCTGCCCCCGAGGGGGACGACGGCTGGCCGGTGACTGCGCAGCCCGGCTCAGCCGCCCCTGCTCGGCCGGCCCCGGCCTCGGCCCCGGCCGCGCCGGCCCGCCCGGCCGAGGACGAACCGGCCCCGGCGCGGGAGGAGCCGCGGCGCCCGGCCCCGGCCGCCGGCGAACCGGACATCCCCCTGCCGCCCGAGCCCACCGACGACGAGGACTGGCCGCAGACCACCCGGCCGGCGGCGCCCGTCAGCCGGCCCGCGCCGCAGCGCGCTGCAGCGGAGTCGGCGCCCGCGCCCCGGGGTGGCGAGCCCACCCCGGTGGTCTCGGCCAACCCCGAGCCCGCCGCTGCCGACAGCGGCCAGCTGACCACCGCCGACGTCCGGCGGATCTGGCCGGAGCTGATGGGCGTGGTCAAGCGGCACAAGCGCACCACCGAGGCGCTGCTGAAGAACGCCCAGGTGCACGACCTCGCGGCCGGCACGCTCACGCTGAGCACCACCTCCCCGGCGCTGGCCCGGCGGATCAGCGACGACCTCAACAAGGACGTGCTGCGCCAGTCGCTGGAGGAGCTGCTGGGCGTGCGCTGGAAGGTGCAGGCCGTCGTCGACACGCCCGGCCAGCCGGCCGCCGGAGGCCCCTCGGTCACCCCGGAGGCCGCCCGCGCGGCCGCCGAGGCAGCGGAGACCGCCGAGGCGAACGAGCTGATGGCCGAGCGCGACGCCGCCCCCGGTTCGGACGACCACACCCCGGCCGTCGACGCCGAACAGGCCGCGCTGGCGCTGCTGCGCGCCCAGCTCGGCGCCCGCCCGATCGACAGCTGA
- a CDS encoding MFS transporter produces MPAEPLDVPRTGPRRQLGLIALTQVLALAVWFSASAVLPLLRTDWGLGTGGGVALTVAVQLGFVAGALTSAVTGLADRVRPERLFAAGALGSAGCTLLVATVADGPLLGGALRFLTGAGLALVYPIGMKLMASWFGARGRGLALGVLVGALTLGSLLPQLFVGLIGERWRAVLGIAAGCGAVAGLLAVALLRAGPHLAVGTPPRASQALDGFRAARPRLVNFAYLGHMWELYALWAWATAWLTASRAEVAPGTSTSTVALLALVAFGLCGAAGCVLAGWLAGRRGRAPVAAVAVGTSGVCCLLSPWAWSWPTAALAVFACVWGAAVIADSAMYSTLLSEVADRRWVGTALTVQTATGFLLTVVTISALPYLAELVTWRWTLVLLAAGPVVSVIALARFRALDPPARQPAPA; encoded by the coding sequence GTGCCGGCCGAACCCCTCGACGTCCCGCGCACCGGCCCGCGCCGGCAGCTGGGGCTGATCGCCCTGACCCAGGTGCTGGCGCTGGCGGTGTGGTTCTCCGCCTCGGCGGTGCTGCCGCTGCTGCGCACCGACTGGGGGCTGGGCACCGGCGGCGGGGTGGCGCTCACCGTCGCGGTGCAGCTCGGGTTCGTCGCCGGGGCGCTCACCTCGGCGGTCACCGGGCTGGCCGACCGGGTGCGGCCGGAGCGGCTGTTCGCCGCCGGGGCGCTGGGTTCGGCCGGCTGCACGCTGCTGGTGGCGACGGTCGCCGACGGGCCGCTGCTGGGCGGGGCGCTGCGGTTTCTCACCGGGGCCGGCCTCGCGCTGGTCTACCCGATCGGCATGAAGCTGATGGCCTCGTGGTTCGGCGCGCGCGGCCGCGGGCTGGCGCTCGGGGTGCTGGTCGGGGCGCTCACCCTCGGGTCGCTGCTCCCCCAGCTGTTCGTCGGGCTGATCGGTGAGCGGTGGCGGGCGGTGCTGGGCATCGCGGCCGGTTGCGGCGCCGTGGCCGGGCTGCTGGCGGTCGCGCTGTTGCGGGCCGGGCCGCACCTGGCGGTCGGCACTCCACCGCGCGCGTCGCAGGCGCTGGACGGGTTCCGGGCGGCCCGCCCCCGGCTGGTGAACTTCGCCTACCTGGGCCACATGTGGGAGCTCTACGCGTTGTGGGCCTGGGCCACGGCCTGGCTGACGGCCTCCCGCGCGGAGGTCGCGCCGGGCACCTCGACCTCGACGGTGGCGTTGCTGGCATTGGTCGCGTTCGGGCTGTGCGGGGCGGCCGGCTGCGTGCTCGCTGGGTGGCTGGCCGGACGGCGGGGGCGGGCGCCGGTGGCCGCGGTCGCGGTCGGCACCAGCGGCGTCTGCTGCCTGCTCTCGCCGTGGGCGTGGTCGTGGCCGACGGCGGCGCTGGCGGTCTTCGCGTGCGTGTGGGGGGCGGCGGTGATCGCCGACTCCGCGATGTACTCGACGCTGCTGAGCGAGGTCGCCGACCGCCGGTGGGTGGGCACCGCGCTGACCGTGCAGACCGCCACCGGCTTCCTGCTCACCGTGGTGACCATCAGCGCGCTGCCCTACCTGGCCGAGCTGGTCACCTGGCGCTGGACGCTGGTGCTGCTGGCGGCCGGGCCGGTGGTCTCGGTCATCGCGCTGGCCCGCTTCCGGGCCCTGGACCCGCCGGCGCGGCAGCCGGCGCCGGCCTGA
- a CDS encoding YbaB/EbfC family nucleoid-associated protein, with the protein MGPGGQPDMQQILKQAQQMQQQLAAAQEELAQTEVTGSAGGGLVTATMTGSGEITALTIAPAAVDPDDVETLQDLVVAALRDAQRAVGELTASTMGPLAGGLGGGGGLGLPGF; encoded by the coding sequence ATGGGACCCGGTGGACAGCCCGACATGCAGCAGATCCTCAAGCAGGCGCAGCAGATGCAGCAGCAGCTCGCCGCCGCGCAGGAGGAGCTCGCCCAGACCGAGGTCACCGGGTCCGCCGGTGGCGGCCTGGTCACCGCCACGATGACCGGCAGCGGTGAGATCACCGCGCTGACCATCGCGCCGGCCGCGGTCGACCCCGACGACGTCGAGACCCTGCAGGACCTGGTCGTCGCCGCGCTCCGGGACGCCCAGCGCGCCGTCGGCGAGCTGACCGCCTCCACCATGGGGCCGCTCGCCGGCGGCCTCGGCGGTGGCGGCGGGCTCGGCCTGCCCGGCTTCTGA
- the recR gene encoding recombination mediator RecR, translating to MYEGAVQDLIDELGRLPGVGPKSAQRIAFHLLAAESADVGRLVAALQRVQAEVRFCVTCFNVAEGEQCRICRDPRRSLDVICVVEEPKDVVAIERTREFKGRYHVLGGAISPIEGIGPDDLRVKELMTRLMDGTVTELIIATDPNLEGEATAAYLARLVGPLGLAVSRLASGLPVGGDLEYADEVTLGRAFEGRRRIDA from the coding sequence GTGTACGAGGGCGCTGTCCAGGACCTGATCGACGAGCTCGGGCGGCTGCCCGGCGTCGGTCCCAAGAGCGCGCAGCGCATCGCCTTCCACCTGCTGGCCGCCGAGTCGGCCGACGTGGGCCGGCTGGTCGCCGCGCTGCAGCGGGTGCAGGCCGAGGTCCGCTTCTGCGTCACCTGCTTCAACGTCGCCGAGGGCGAGCAGTGCCGCATCTGCCGTGACCCGCGGCGCTCGCTCGACGTCATCTGCGTCGTCGAGGAGCCCAAGGACGTCGTCGCCATCGAGCGCACCCGGGAGTTCAAGGGCCGGTACCACGTGCTCGGCGGCGCGATCAGCCCGATCGAGGGCATCGGCCCCGACGACCTGCGGGTCAAGGAGCTGATGACCCGGCTGATGGACGGCACGGTGACCGAGCTGATCATCGCCACCGACCCCAACCTCGAGGGGGAGGCCACCGCGGCCTACCTGGCCCGGCTGGTCGGGCCGCTCGGCCTCGCGGTCTCCCGGCTGGCCAGCGGGCTGCCGGTGGGCGGTGACCTGGAGTACGCCGACGAGGTCACCCTGGGCCGCGCGTTCGAAGGCCGCCGCCGCATCGACGCCTGA